AACGGTACGGTGATAGGTGGTCCCATGGTGCAACGGTACGATGGTCGTGTTGGTGCaacggtacaacggtacgataaTGGGGCGATTCCACGGTAAAATTGTGCGGTCATGTGGTGGTCCCACGTTACAACAGTACAGTGAGTTGGCAATCATGATTTCAAGCCACTGGTTCGAACCCCGCATCGTGGATTGCCGGGGTcgtaggaggaggcggaggaggaggaggaggaggaggaggatgagagacgcTGGGGTGATTAAGACCTGATGAttggtgtgtgtgggaaggtgagtGCGTAATGATCACACACTCACCGGGATCAGGCGGGGAGATAAATGTgcgaggtggggagagagagtgagtgtgtgtgtgtgtgtgtgtgtgtgtgtgtgattggggaGATGTGTTccgggggtggggtgaggtgggagcaTAGTTAACCTGGGAGAGTAGAGTACGTTTAAGCTGTCCTGGTAGATACTGGGAGACGGTGAATtaggtagagatagatagatttataagCAGATTCATCGCCTGGTCATACACCCGTCAGacgatagatggacagacagatagataagtagattggCTGACTGATAGagaaatagttagatagatagacagataaacaagaTAGACatgtagatagataagtagattggCTGACTGATAGagaaatagttagatagatagacagataaacaagaTAGACatgtagatagataagtagattggCTGATTGATAGAGCCacagataaagagatagacagatagacatgatagactggtagatagatagatacactggCTGATTGatagagaaatagataaataggtaaatagacagaaagatagacaagaatgacaggtagatagataattagattggctgatagaaagaaagatagatatgtagatagatagccagataaataaacagacagacaaatagatggatatatatacagatagatagacagagatagatggaAAGAGTTAATACTAAGCAGATGAAAAGTCATCAAAATGAGGACCCTCATTAATATCCTCCTCATCCATCTTTACGCCCAGATCACCTCATTCTTTCCCTTTTAAGTCAGGGACAGGACGGACTCATGTTTATGAGTGTTGATGCATAGCCTGATATGCTACACATACTTCACAACCATCTGGGGAATGAGAAGGAAAAATATGTTGGTTGAATGTTAGACTTAAATATGTTATATTCTACTAAGTGTCCTTAGAAGGAATGCTTTTTAGGAGAGGTACTTGCTTCCACCAAGTGTTCCTgagaaatcgagagagagagagagagagagagagagagagagagagagagagagagagagagagagagagagagagagagagagacttacctaGTTATATAAATACGCAGACCACACAGATTCAAAAGGCCCAAGCAAGCGAGTTGGCCTGGCTTAAGCTTAACGCAACTGAAAAAGATGCAGTCGCCCTTAAAAGCTGCAGCAgaagtagtgtgtgtatgtgtgtgtgtgtgtgtgtgtgtgtgtattcctaccTACCCACgacctacaagtacctacgacATGATTCTACCGTGGCGGCAGAGCTGGCGTGTTGCGTTCAAGAGTttgtgagaggtggaggatgcGTGGATGAGGCAGCTGTTAAGCTGAGGATTGAGTCTAATTcctgatgttcatcatcatcaaaagtaaatgaatatatttcttatatcaaGATTTAAAGAACATGATTTGCAAATACCATACAACTGCTTGGCTAATCCTATCTCCATAAACTTAGTCACAGCGTTTCAGAagttataaataaatagataaataaatagacaagtaaatatatatatatatatatatatatatatatatatatatatatatatatatatatgcaatccaTAGGaatatgaaagacgataagttcccaagtgcactttcgtgtaatgatcacatcatcaggggaggtacaagaatgagatataatgcaatcagttgatatacaaggaagagacgccattggtaaacgacgccactggtaaacgagcgtgtctgtgtctgtgtgtgtgtgatcgattCTGTTGTGTCACAGCATCAAAATATGGTGTTGAATCCTTcaaaacagccacacacacacgcttccacACGACGTAGAAAACTCACAGTATCATgcaatcctacacacacacacacacacacacaggacatataAACCCAAGACCTGCATCCCTGACGAAGGAGCCTGTCCTGCCGCAGGATGACCCACGGTTCCTTCAAGGCAGGAGGGGGTCCGCCTGAGTCACCCAGCCCTcgccacctcccaccctcacacgcCCCATAAATAAGGATCATCCCCACTCACTGGGTGTTTTATAGGTGGGTGTTCAGTGGGCTAGGACAAGCCTGGCAGTGTGTACGCTGCTCGTCTGGTGAATCTCTGAGGTTTTATGccaagtggggagggggtgtgtgatgggacgatgcctgagcacgacggtacgatcattgaacacgacagtgcgatctttggacacgacggtacgatccttaggcacgacgatagttcgatcttgagcacgacggtacgatccttgagcacgacaatacgatccctgagcacgacggtacgatccctgagcacgacggtacgatccttgagcacgacggtacgatccttgagcacgacaatacgatccctgagcacgacggtacgatccctgagcacgacggtacgatccctgagcacgacggtacgatccttgagcacgacggtacgatccctgagcacgacagtacgatccctgagcacgacggtacgatccctgagcacgaaggtacgacccttgagcacgacggtacgatccttgagcatgacaaccAATCCCTGGCCATGAGAATACATCCCTTGCATACATtagcccgacctttgacctgccactttcgggtcaggtcaaaggtcacgccatcatacaccACCTACCCGAGGGTCGAGTCCGGCAACAGGCGAGAACGGTACTGTAACTGCCGCTCCCCACACGTGAGTGAGGCCGGCGACGGCGACAACGACCGGTCGTCCAGGGCGGCCGCAACACCAGCAAGACCGACGGCGACTACGACGACGACCGAGGGTCGTGCGGAGGATCGGTCAACTGGGGCGGGGTGGTGGTAGTAACAGGCGCGTCGACTCCATCATGGGTAAGTGTATCTTTCCGGGTGTTGGAAAGCTGAGtactgagggagaggaaaggagaggagaggagaggagaggagagagggagggagggagcaacagCGTGCGGGTCAGCTGGGCGCACGTCGGCTGTCGTCACCTCGCGTCCCGTCCTCAGCACCGCCGCCCCTGACACCACCTCCACGCATTAAAATCTATTTTATCTGCtgggctgcgtgtgtgtgtgtgtgtgtgtgtttggcttgcCCTGTCGCCCGCTAGGTGTCCGGCCGCCCAGAGGGAAGAGGCTCTTGATCTCGTGGCCATAATGACATCCTTGTGAAGAATTAAATGTAAAATGAAGCAATTATTTGGGGCGGGCGGAGGAGGAGTATCGCAGCCTAGCACACGATCAAGTttcactcccctcccacaccaccgccCGTCCCAGAATGCTTCGCCGCCTCCAAATCTCACCGCTCCGAGGGTGGGAAAAAAATAAGGCGCGTGAGCGATATTTTGTGAGGGTTGAGCGATGAGATGCGACGCGGCCATGTGTCAGATCATTAGTGTCGTTCCTCTGATTGGTGACTCTCGCTTTACCCATCATCCTACCATTCATCATCTTAAGTGACGACataacatccccatccaccaATCAAGGCTCGCTTTACAACTCTCCAGGAGCCGAGGACCAATCAGCGCGTGTCGACGAGACCAACGTGTGAAATCTAACGGGACATTTTCCGCCAATCAGGAGGCGCGTTACAAGCCGCGGTTCGGTGACGTCACGTAGACCCGGGTACGAGTGAGCAGAAATCAAGAATATTCATTCAGTTAGTAGCGCTCAGTTGCAGTGGGCGAAGGTGGTGCTATGTGCGAGAGCGGGAACCTCTCTTTGACCTGATTAAGTGAACCTCAGCGGGACACAGTGACATAGTGTTATTAATTACCACCGGAAGCCATGTTGACTTCAAATGGAAACCAATACCTTAGACCAGAGTACCTCAACCCCATACAAGGACACTCCatagaggtgagtgttttggACTTTTATAATACACAACACGCCCGCGCCTGGCCAGGTTCTTCTGCTTGCACTTGTGAGTCTTCTTCCCCCCAAGCACTGTGCTTCGTGGAGTTTATTATATTTGTGTCTCCCAGTGTCCACCCTTAGCGTctgagataaagatagataaagatattaCCCAAAAAACTATAGAGCGTCGCGCTGTGGGGGAGAAACGCACCAGCGATTTAAGTCAGGTTTTGCCTCGACGTTTGACTCAACCATACAGGAAGTGAACTTAATTCccgatgctgtgtgtgtgttgggggggtttcCGCAGCTGTGGCGTTGCTCCCAGACTTGTGTCAATATTTAGAATGTATATcgatttcattttccgcgtgtgtgtgcgtgtgtgcttgtatgtgtgtgtgtgtgtgtgtgtgttgaacgcgACAGAGAATTATGAACTTGTGCCTCCCATACGGCCGGACACGTGTCCTGTGTCGTATTCATGCAGGCGATACTTGTGTCTCTGTAACGAGTTACTCGTCTGTTTGTACGAACGGATATCATGCGCGTGTGTTCTTGTGAATCATGCACAGGCGATGTCACTAAGAGGCGCACGTGTTACTTGGGCTTAGCCAAGTTTCTAACATGATTCGTGGATGGTTTGTGATTCAAATGGTAGATATACATGTCATATGTTTgagtatgcatatatattttgtatatatgtatgcataatcTCATAAACGCAAATTGCATTTTTATCCCTTGAGTGCTGTGGTCATGGAAACTTCAGTCAAATGCAGACATTCCTACTGTCATTTTAGGATTATCCTTACGTGTAGGAACCACAGCGACAGGTGAGCTTGTGTCATGCATGTGGTGCCGTAGCCACCACGATCACCCCCCCGTACAGGGAACCTTTGGCGTCTCAACAATATTCTTTTCCCTTGCAGTTGGACGCCAAGAAGTCTCCACTGGCGCTGCTGGCCCAGACGTGTTCCTCGATCGGCGCGGACCTGTCGCAGAAGGGCAGTATCCCCCCCGTCGAAAAGGCCGCCTCGAAGGGCAAGGCGTCACCCGGAGCGAAGTCTCCGGGCGCCGCACTTACCATTACACCGTCGGAAGACTCGAAGACGACAACCACGTCGTCCTCCTTCAAGCCCTACGAGAAGAAGGAAGACGATGACCGTGTGAGTCCCAAGAGGACCTCCCCAAACGCGCGTTCTCCGGCTGGCAGCCAGCCCAGCGTGGAACGTTCCTCGTCAAGAAGTAGCGAGAGTGGGCGGTCTTCCTCACGCCCACGCGACCCTCCGAACTCCTCGGCTTCCTCTATCTCTCCCTGCATCTCCTCCCCCGTCACACCAAAGACCTCCTCTTCGCTTTCGTCGAGCGCCCTCTCTGGGCTGGGAGACCTGAGCAAGGACCCCCTGGCGGCGTACAAGTTAGCCCCCAGcctctaccctcacctggccttagGGCTCGACCCTCTAGGAGCAGCAGGCCTCTCAGCTCTCACAGCCAAGGTGAGTTCCTATCGAATATTTTCAGCCAAAAATGGGGTGAGGGGGGACATCATCTCCCATCAGTTGACCCTCACATATCATCTGAAAACccttcgagcacggcggtacgacccttgagcacgacctgtacgacctttgggtacgacggcctggcctttgacccgacccttgagAAGTATAGTCAAAGGCCTGGCCAGCATACCTGAGGATCGTATcgccgttgctcaagggtcgtaacgtcttgttgaCAAGCAAAGTCATTTTACATTCATCACTATTTTTCTTCCCTTTGTTTTCCTTGTGTTGGCGGCGCGGCGACGACCCATTCATTACCCAAGACTCGTAGTCAAAGTCTCAACAAACCATTATGATAAAAATGTGAATTTCCCGAAATGTTTCAGTTTTGGATTTTGTGAGTGAAGCAGTGTGTGTCGATGGCGGCTTCTTTAGCTCGTTTGAGGGTTAAGACGCGTGATTTTCACGACAAAATCTATGGAGATTGAACGTAAAAACTTGAGAATGAGACGAGATACTCCTTCTGTAGGAACCACGTAAACTGCGTATTGTGACATACTAGATTTTTATGGCTGTAGGAAATTATCTTGCAAGTATTTTTTATGAGTCTATGAGACCCACTGTGAGGTAGACATAACTGTCAGGGTCGGTGGTCACTGTAGGTGTTAAATGTTACTAGGTCAACCAGCAGTACTTCGCTGAACATCGTCCCATCCTCCACAGACAACACCTCCCTACCTCACGTTCCTGTTGCTAGAAttgccctcttcctcccctcctcactgacGTCCCTCACTCTTTTATCCCTCACGCATGTACCTCTCTGCCACCAACCGGTTCCCATTTCGTTTGCTTGTGTTCAGTGTCGTCTGATGACAGGTACCCCACCACCTGCCGCCCTAACGTTGATGGCCACCGCAACACATCCCGACCTGCCTCCCGTCCCTGACTCACTACAGCTGCCAtgttcctcctcccgccctcagCGCTGACATAACATCTTCCACCTCCTAGACACCTACTTCGATAAACACCCACTTCTCGCCTCTTACACTTTCAAACACCGTCTTCCCACCCATTTCCACACTCAAGACATCCCCTTCCCAACCCCCTTCCACACATCAGCCTCCCCTCCCATACCTGCCCTGCGAGTCCTCCTGACCCACGTCTGCCCCCCACCAGGTGCCAACCAGTACGTCGGCGGCACTGTCGAGCCCCTACGTCGGCTACGCCAGGGTGAAGACGGCCAGTGGGAGCGAGACGGTGGTCCCCGTGTGCCGCGACCCCTACTGCACAGGCTGCCAGATCAACGCTCACGCCGCACAGGTGGTGAACGGTACCTGCCCGCCCGGGTGCACACAGTGCGCACAGATCTCCGCACACACCAAGAGCCTGGCCTCCCTGCCAGGTCTCCTGCCTACACTACCCGCCTCCTCCCTGTAAGTCACCCTACTGTCAGCTGTTAATCTGTTGCATCctacaaaatatatatgtatatatagtatcaGCTTTTAACCATTGCGTTGGATATTTATTTCccacttaaggaaaaaaaaaaaagcttaagatGATGCAGGAGACATTATTTAACGTATGCGATTCATGGATGACTAATGTTTCCTCCTTTTGTTGCTGCAGGAGCGGGCTATACCCTCCGCCTGGGCTGGTGGGCGGCTCACATCAGCCCTACGTGTGTAACTGGATAGCGGGCGACACCTACTGCGGCAAGAGGTTCTCCACATCCGAGGACTTACTACAGCACCTCAGGACCCACACGAACCTCTCCACATCCGACTCCAGCCTTCCCCTCCACGCCCTTCACCACCCCTTACTGGCCGGACACCTGCCCCGAggctaccctaccccacccctctccccactctcagcAGCCCGCTACCACCCCTACGCCAAGCCGCCCCTATCTCACCTGCCGCCGACGGCACACCTGCCCGCCTCAGCCCTAACCGCCGCCTCCCTCACCGGCATACCTCCTCACCCGCTCTCGGCCTACTACAACCCCTACTCACTGTACGCGCGGGGCCTAGGAGCAACGACGGGTCTCCACTAGTGGGCGGCCCCTGGCACCCTCATGCCCCTCGCCTTGTTTACGAGTGGAACTTTGGGTGTGGCAGGGGCGTGGCCACTGGTGGGCCGCCACACCCAGTGAGTGAGGGGACCCCTGGGGCGGTACCCCCACGTGTACTGCTGTGATGTCTCCTCTCCTTCAACGTGTACAAATCTGTGTTTACATGAATGTACAGTTCTAAGTCATGAAGGTGACGATGTGATGTTTACGGTGGATCAGTGTGAGAAGTGGGCGGGACGACGCCCAGCTCCCCCCCGCTGTAACTCTCAGTGTATCATTTGTGTTGTACGTGGTACGTCTACTTAACAGTCTGTGATTTTTCTTTACATGTCGAGGACAATCAGCTCAGTTTTCTCAACACGTGAACTCAGTCTGGTGTTGGGAGTTATGATCTCAAAAGTCGGTTGTGTCACTAACTGAGGCGCTAAGGAAGGGCCGCTTGTGAGACCTCAGGAAAGGTTGTTATGGTGGCCCTTCGCACTCTTTCCCCCGGCAAAAGGTTTTGACGTTGCGGCCTATGGCACCCCATCTGTGGAGTAAGGTTGTCTTCGAAGCCTGTCATGACCCCTCCCAGACAAAGGTTGTTATAGAAAGTCGTTCGTAACCCCTCCCTAAGGAGGAAGGTTGCTGCCGAAGCCTGTCGCAACCCCTCCCCGATGAACGATGTCTTTGGCACCTGTTGCAACCTCTCCAGGAGGAGGATTGTCTTAGAAGGAGTGTCCAACCGCTCCCGGAGGAAGGTTGCCCTCGAGGCCTGTCGCAACCCCTCTGGGATGAAGGTTGTCTGTCGCTGCCTGTCGCAGCCCTCCCCAAGGAAACCCTCGCCAGAACCTGTCTGCAGCCATCCCTTAGAAGGATCATCGCCTCACCCCTGTCACAGCCCtccccaggagggagggaggaaggacggcAGAGTGCCACAACCCGCCTCCAGCTTCCTCCGGTCTGACCAACTCAAGCATGCGAGGTATCAAGCTCTCCTTTGATTTAGTGACAAAAGTCCCTCAGATTGGCTGTGTATCATTTTCTGGATCTGGTAAACTTGCAGAGCCTTGGACTGCCTGTTGCATGCATTGCTGAGAGGCTCCTTGAAGATAGAGACCCTCCCTTTACTTGTTCCTAAATACTCCCTGCCCACAGTAAAGCCAACTGTACATTCTACATTATGTACTAAGTCATGTGTTCTGGGATTGCTAGCTACTtatttgtttgtatatttatTGTACAATATCTGTAAACCAAGTTTTAGAGAGAAATACATTTATTTACAGATCGACGCCTTCTATAAATGACCTACAGGAGGAGTAAACTAGAGGGGGAGATTCACTAGTACACACGACAGAAGCCACGCAGACTAAATGGTTATCATAAAGTTaagggacgaaaaaaaaaagagcaatgaTATTGTGTTGTGAAAGACTTAATTTAAGTGGGACTTCAGGCAATTAAGTTCACAGATATGATTATAGTATTGTATAGTCGTGCTGGGGGTCGTGTCTTCTGGTATTTTCTCCCCCACAATGTGATACTCTTGGCAAAATACGCAAAATTCATGTGACAACAAGGCTCATGATACGGCATTTTCTTGACATAACGAATGAGCCAACTTGCAGTGGGGTAATTGCATCAACAAAGTGGTTGATGGATTGAGAGACATTATGCATATTGTGTACATAATCTGCCGCGTTATCAGCTGCGTATATGAAGTTATCTAAAACTGCGTAAACATCGTGATGACTTGTCATTACTCGGTCAACACCAGAGTGACGTATGTTTGATAAACAAAAACAGAAACGCGCCACGCTGTGTAAACTTCGTCCCGAGGATAGTTGTCCCGGACTCCAGGGGTCGCAAATTCTTCCTTGCCTCAGCTTCAGTGTAAACTTGTCCTCAGTTTTAGAAGTCTATTGAGTCTACGTAACAAGTCCTTCTTTGCCTCAGCTAAGCGTAAACGTGTCCTCAGCTTTAGATGTCTATTGAGTTTATGTAACACAAGTCCTTCTTTGCCTCAGCTGAGTGTAAGCTTGTCCTCAGCTATGATAGACTCAGCTCAGAACACCGGTTCCATATCCCACATCACCATGTTGAATAATACTAAcgtcacacctcccccacccgtCCACAACCATCGCAAGTTGTTGATTCCATGAAacgctggttctctctctctctctctctctctctctctctctctctctctctctcaatcaccagcAAGGTGTCCGCGTAAGGGTCCGGCACCGgcgggaggagtaggaggagggttgcGTGTCTCGCAACCCGTGGCGGCGGAGGGAAAGTTTACGCGTGGCTCCGGCGGTGTGTGTATATCATAGCAGGAGGAGGCGGACGACCCCGGTCAAGCCACCGTCGCTGTTCAGTTGGAAGATCAtgacgagagaggaggaggagggagggaggaagggctgaCTGGCGCTGGCAGCTTTCGCAAGGAAGGCCCTCGTCGtaccccccaacaccacctcctcgtcTCGTATCGGCACGGTGAAATACAACCGCCTAATGGTTGTGATTAGCGTTGGCGAAAATGCTCGTAAAAATTTACCTCATAATTAAGTTTACACGCCATCCTGGTCTAAATATGAGCGGCGGAATGACCAAGTAAAGAATATCGTTTGAGTGTGCTATTTGTCTGGTTGCTGCCGTGCCTGCTGAGCTTAAACCCACGAAATGTAGCCCAGCAAATTGTTTTAAGACATATTTTTCCCTCTCAGACATTTATTGCATTATTCGTTTCCATTCTCAGAAAAATGAGTCATGCCGCGAAGATTTATTCAGACAGATATTCCTCTATATCCAATTTCTGGTTACAATCACGTCCTGTATGAGAGATAAATCAACACCAAAATTGGGAGATTTCCTGAAGTTTGTTGAGTCCTGCGAGTGATTTCTCATTTCCGTGTTTGGGGAGGAACACGCGGGCCTCTCCTGTTGTCAATgcacataaaaagaaaagaagaggcgGAGGAGAAGTAGGGTTTAGTTTTTATTTTCCTCAGGTGGACAGCAAACACATACCAGTACACACGATCGCGTGTCTTAGCAAAGTGTAGTGCACATCGAAATGCCATCTAGATTTTTACTGTTATTTCCTCTCTTTCATTATCTTCGGCTTTGTAATTCAATTTGTAATGTTATTCtgcctttttcttattttctaaatatttattttattcttcCCGACACGCATCACTGACGTCCTTTCATTAGTGACTTTGCTATGATTTAATTCTGGCTATTTTTTAATGACCTTGTGACAGACGTCTGACGGGAGGTTGACGGGCCTGTCATATTGCTGTTGATAATATTTACAGATGTTATGATATGCGTCGTCTTGAACTCCTCAGGTCTTGCCTAAACATCTGTGTTGCTTTTTAAGTCTCCAAACATGGTTTCAACACCTGTGCACCTTCGGGAAATCCCCTAAGCGTTGTCGGAACACTTGTACAGTTTTCGTATGATTCTCTGGTGTTTGCTAAGCACCTGTGTGCCCCGCAGATGTTCTTAGAAAGATTGGTTTAGCATTCAGATGTTCCCCAGGCTTTGCTGCAACACCTGTCTGCCATGTAATTGATGTCGAGGTATTGTCTTAACATCTGTGTAGTCTCAGCAGCAGTATTGTCTGAGACCTCTCCCCCCAGTTGTGGCCTGGAGGAGGGGAATACTTGAGACTCCCCCAGGTCCTGTATGAGGAGGAACCCTGAGACTCCCTTCCCCTCAGGTGTGACCCGGGGGTTGGACCCT
This window of the Panulirus ornatus isolate Po-2019 chromosome 10, ASM3632096v1, whole genome shotgun sequence genome carries:
- the LOC139750730 gene encoding zinc finger protein Noc-like; protein product: MLTSNGNQYLRPEYLNPIQGHSIELDAKKSPLALLAQTCSSIGADLSQKGSIPPVEKAASKGKASPGAKSPGAALTITPSEDSKTTTTSSSFKPYEKKEDDDRVSPKRTSPNARSPAGSQPSVERSSSRSSESGRSSSRPRDPPNSSASSISPCISSPVTPKTSSSLSSSALSGLGDLSKDPLAAYKLAPSLYPHLALGLDPLGAAGLSALTAKVPTSTSAALSSPYVGYARVKTASGSETVVPVCRDPYCTGCQINAHAAQVVNGTCPPGCTQCAQISAHTKSLASLPGLLPTLPASSLSGLYPPPGLVGGSHQPYVCNWIAGDTYCGKRFSTSEDLLQHLRTHTNLSTSDSSLPLHALHHPLLAGHLPRGYPTPPLSPLSAARYHPYAKPPLSHLPPTAHLPASALTAASLTGIPPHPLSAYYNPYSLYARGLGATTGLH